From Parasteatoda tepidariorum isolate YZ-2023 chromosome 1, CAS_Ptep_4.0, whole genome shotgun sequence, one genomic window encodes:
- the LOC107449219 gene encoding innexin inx2, with translation MITLFANLKGLLKAREFCTDSFVFRLHSRWTVLILLCCSILLSCRQHFGDPIHCLQRDVARIKALENFCWIHGTYILPHAWNGTVGVHIPHPGIDSYVRGQNKVYHGYYQWVAIVLFLQGVLFYLPRYLWRCWESGVIRALSLNLHDPLLRDSERDKSVNLLSHSLHLHMGHFGAYFKKYIFCEILTLANVVGQMWILDNFLGGTFTTFGIKVMQWSQWDQEYRTDPLVKAFPRMTKCLFHDYGSSGDVQRVDALCILPLNVLNEKIFIFLWFWMLFLCGMTVLVLAYRLMLAAMPLFRYCVLVTRAPHASKGALDRLVGRSQLSDWFILYLLSKNLDASNYGFVISKLAAEMEQNGYMKPSTSKHTTFV, from the coding sequence ATGATTACGCTTTTCGCCAATTTAAAAGGACTTCTCAAAGCACGCGAATTTTGCACTGACAGCTTTGTGTTTAGATTGCATTCTCGTTGGACAGTTCTAATCTTACTTTGCTGCAGCATATTGCTGTCATGCCGTCAACATTTTGGAGATCCTATACACTGCTTACAGCGAGATGTAGCCCGCATAAAAGCATTGGAAAATTTTTGCTGGATTCACGGAACTTACATTTTACCCCATGCTTGGAATGGCACGGTGGGGGTCCACATCCCCCATCCAGGCATTGACAGCTACGTCAGAGGACAAAATAAAGTGTACCATGGTTATTACCAATGGGTTGCCATTGTATTATTCCTTCAAGGTGTTCTGTTTTATTTGCCAAGATACCTATGGAGATGCTGGGAAAGTGGCGTAATCAGAGCTCTAAGTCTGAATTTGCATGATCCTTTATTAAGAGATTCTGAAAGAGACAAAAGTGTGAATTTGCTATCGCACTCCTTACATCTACACATGGGACATTTTGGTGCTTATTTCAAGAAGTATATATTTTGTGAGATCCTTACTTTAGCCAATGTAGTGGGTCAAATGTGGATTCTAGACAATTTTCTTGGAGGCACCTTCACAACCTTTGGCATAAAGGTTATGCAATGGAGCCAATGGGATCAAGAATATCGCACGGATCCCTTGGTAAAAGCATTTCCTCGCATGACCAAATGTCTGTTTCATGATTATGGATCATCGGGAGACGTGCAAAGAGTAGATGCATTATGCATCCTTCCTTTAAATGtgctgaatgaaaaaattttcatatttctgtGGTTCTGGATGCTATTTCTTTGTGGCATGACAGTTTTGGTGTTGGCATATCGTTTGATGCTTGCTGCAATGCCTCTGTTTAGGTACTGTGTTTTGGTGACCAGAGCCCCACATGCTAGTAAGGGTGCCCTGGATAGGTTAGTTGGTCGATCTCAATTAAGTGACTGGTTTATTCTTTATTTGCTGTCTAAAAATCTTGATGCCAGCAATTATGGATTTGTTATCAGCAAACTGGCAGCAGAAATGGAACAGAATGGTTATATGAAACCTTCAACTTCAAAACATACAACTTTTGTGTAG